The Lutra lutra chromosome 16, mLutLut1.2, whole genome shotgun sequence genome segment GGGTCCTAACGCCAGGGAATCTAGTGGAACCTCAGCGCCCCCTAGCTGCTGCCCCGCGTCGGCGCCTCACCTTCTGCAAGAAGAACGTTCAAGGGCGGCGTCCTCCTTCTAAGGGCCCTCACTAGGCTTCAAAGGGGTAACTTTACCTGTCGCCGAAAGTTTTCCCAGCCCGGAAACTTGGGATAGACAATTAGTAGCACCCTCCCTTGATCGCCTCTCGactgttctgaggattaaatgagctgagGTTTGTGAAATTGTTTCAAAAACTGTAAAGCGTTCTATGCAAGTTTAAGGCATTGTTAGTCATTACACGTTCTCAACTCTGATCCTACTTCTTCACATCCTAGAGGTGGAAATGGATGCTTACCGAAGCGGATTCCCTCCCGTTACACCTCAACAGTAGAACAAACCCTCATGCCGCCCTCCAGATTTTCCCGTTCGTGACCTCCTTTTGGAACCTCTCCCTCATCCAAGGGTTGGGCCTCCACCTGAGGGCCCCAAGACCTAGGGCAAAACCCCAGGACGTTCCACTACAACCTCCAAGCCCCACTTAGTCAATGGACCCTGGGCTGCTATCTGGGTAGAGGCTCCTTCTCTGCTTCTGACAGCCCACTTCTTTGGCACAGCCTCAGGCAAAGGAAGGAAACTCCGGGCAGCACCACACCCATCACTCCCGGCCTGACTCACTAAGGCTTTGGGGGTAAGGCCAAACATCTTTCAGGGGGAGGGGTAAGAAATAGAAGACAGGATCTGTCCTCAATCCCCCATCTCAGTGGGGATAGGGCCCCCACATTTGTTCTCTCGCCCAGTGGCTTATTCCACGGAATCAGCCTGTGGCACCATACAGTAGCTGGGGTGAGAAACCTGGGTTCCAcacccagctctgctgcttccccagctggGACTTCCAACAATTCTCTTGGCCTCTGAgtctttcctcatctgaaaataatgggaaaatagtAACAAGTGGGAGAGCACTGTGGTTAGAAGCATGGGCACTGGATTCAAGTGAtctgcttccccatctcagtGCCCCCACTTTGTATCTGCGTCTTGGGGGTAAAGTTATACAATCTTTCTGTCCTCTCATCATTCCAGTGGCATCTATCAATTTCTCTCATTGGGTTGCTATGatattttagtaacattttatgTCAAGCACTAACGCGGTATCTGATGCTTACTGAGCTGGTGAATGGTCTTCTGACATAGATTCGactgtagttattttttttttaaagattttatttatttatttgacagagagagatcacaagcaggcagagaggcaggtagagagagaggaggaagcaggctccctgctgagcagagagcccaatgcggggctcgatcccaggaccctgagatcatgacctgagccgaaggcagcggcttaacccactgagccacccaggcgcccctcgactGTAGTTATTGTGCCTGACCTTGGGGTAGTCCGACTTTTCACCCATATGGTGGGGATAATATGTCGTGAAAATGTCTGTAAATTGTAACGCGCCATCAGCACGTCGGGATGGTTATTGAGTTCTCCCCAGAGCCTCTGAGCTCTTACAGGTGCAGCACTATAAAGCTGAGAGGCCGCAAACCCCTGTGTGTTCTGGGTCCTCACGAGATGGAACTCCAGAAGGGCTAAAGCTTCCCTAAAACTGGGCCAAGAGATTCAACCCGATGACCATTCCCTCGTCCTGTTCCCCTTGCCGGTGCAAGGAGCACCCACAATGTCAAACTTGGTCACCATTGCTTCCTCTCTGAAACCCACTCTCCCTAGGGAGAGTTCCCAGACTCATCCAAGAATTAGTGACTTCCCCCACTGACTCCTTCACCCCACCAACACCACGCTCTTCATTCTGGACAGCCTTTCCGTGGACCTATTGCTTAGATGTCCATCTAAAGAATCCCAGCCTGGTGACCTGAGGACAGGGACTCTGTGCATCCATTTAATACCCACATCCACATAACGCCTACATCGTAACGCCCACATGCATACAACACCCACATCCATATCATCCCATGCTAAGTAAAGACCCCTCTTGAAGACAAGGATGCTCAATATAACACGTTCAATCTCcatcccattcccctcccctaaAAATGTTTATCAGAACCTCAAGCTGCTGggaatacttatttatttggtctATTAACACGAAGATCTGCAAAAAAACAACTTCTAAACACAGGataagaaaacttgaaaattaacATTCTTCAATTTCGTGTAAGCTCTGCAGTACGGAAAATATACAAACTTCAAACAGCTGCAAAAATAGTGTCTTTGGGAGAAAATAGAGTTTCTACAtcgataaaagaaaaataggcattTTTCTAAACCACCCCAGTCccggggcaggtgggggggtgtgtgGAGTCGCCGCTTGTCACCGGGAGGAACGCTagctctccctctccaccaccacccacctGGGGCTGGGCAAGCCAGGCTGCCGCTGAGGACAATCTTAGGGTGAAAGCGAGATGAAAATGCCACTTGGGAAAAACGCTTGGTTCCCCCCTCTGCCAGCAGCTCGATTGGTCAAGTGTTTTGGCCCCTTTAGGGCTGCTTTGGTTAGCTCCTCCAGTGAGAGGGAGGCAAGGGGATGGGGGCTGAGAGGATGGGGCTGTCTCTCTTCAGATCTCCTCTTCCATGTCtgtagaggagagggaaggaaatctgtggggctccctctccttccatcaTGGCCAGCTTGCTCCATGACAAGGTCAAGGGCCCCACAGACAGTCCTTTGGACTCACACCCCAGGGTGAGGTGACTCAAGACCTTCAGGTGAATTTTCCACCAAGTGAGAGAGGCGGCAGGAACACAGGTGTGACTTGTGAGCTGCCCAGCTGCTAGTGGAGAAGGCAGGTCCCCTCACATTTGGAGGGGCTAGTGTCCCTCAGGCGGAGGACGCGGGGCTTTGACACAATCAATGAAAGTGCTCGAAGGCCGCGAGGGAAGGGCTCCCTCATCCCCCACCTCAGGGGAGCGAGTGAGGGGCCTGCCACCAAGGCACTGGTCTCCATGGCGAAGTGGTAGGGTTGGGGCCCTCAGACCACCAGGGAACTCTGGAAAAGCACGGGCTCTTCTGACGGCGGGGTGCGCTGCCACGGCTCGAACGGCAGCGAGGCGGCTTTGGGGGCCTCTGGATCCTTCCGAGGCGGAGGCCTGGggctggcagggggcaggggggaccCCGGGCCTGAGGGGCAGTTACGGAAAATGAAGCCCATGCTGGGGAAGAGGGGCTTCATCAAGCTGACAGGGCAGAAGGCCGAGCCGGTCGGGTTGAAATGGACTTTGTTCTTGTCAGGACAGGAAGTCAGGAAGGCCAGGTCAGGGCCTGGGGACCTGGAGAttggagagagaaacacacacacacagggagagaaacAGCCAGTGAGAAGGGACAGGAGGTGCCATGGCATCAGGGGAGCAGGGGAGCTGGGTTTCTGTTCAAGCAGGGTGCTTACTCAAAGTTACTCAAAGAACTACAGGCCACGGAGCAA includes the following:
- the FAM117A gene encoding protein FAM117A isoform X3, translated to MPLASPQPLGPASREEHRGTVEELASTPHDKASSPGRPACLEDSSPSPVLAFAASPRPNHSYVFKREPPEGCERVRVFEEAVSPGPDLAFLTSCPDKNKVHFNPTGSAFCPVSLMKPLFPSMGFIFRNCPSGPGSPLPPASPRPPPRKDPEAPKAASLPFEPWQRTPPSEEPVLFQSSLVV